From a single Arachis hypogaea cultivar Tifrunner chromosome 3, arahy.Tifrunner.gnm2.J5K5, whole genome shotgun sequence genomic region:
- the LOC112785597 gene encoding uncharacterized protein isoform X3: MSSHGHGASSAAPVAEHFLSSGRRSEKLSLSTLQSKMKCDPESYLSELDDLQGQFNSSLEVFEQKAAMNFASITGIGSDPTVGKYLGDRAMLLAHVTPLYPEHLANFPAKLATLIRCAARHLPSGLRCRLAQALILLVNRKILDIGETLSLFMELQTLGDRTLKKLAFDHVIHSIKRMNQKHKNEAKNRALQNVLFSMLQEEDEVRAKTALVTLCELHRKKYWFDERTANAICTACFHPASRIMRAALLLLLDYEKIENDSDSDESDIEDETKESPQVILSKETIYKAHHQGTAASKKKKKAKLERVMRRMKRKQRLSTERNNNSYYSPLNHLNDAQGFAEKLLSRCRKCNEIFKVKMMMLKLIARTVGVHRLILSDFYPFLQKYIQPRQLDITNLFAAVVQACHDKVPPNDVQPLFKQIVTEFIHGRARPEAITVGLTAVREICMWMPLAVSVAARSLIGLFRELNPSLLVKKDRGWHIEVSEQEDDDDVHTSGDDESVGTNRRKNDSAKKRKFADFQVPNSDQLSLKRVDSAVFEVHVKRRRSKEERSALAKAGREDRGKYLPRKAANQKKTGGLSNRQKERKKKMPVVAKKEKIAKSHLEKKKKNRRAGKQFRGRKA, translated from the exons ATGTCTTCTCACGGCCACGGCGCCTCCTCCGCTGCGCCTGTGGCGGAGCATTTCCTATCGTCTGGTCGGAGATCCGAGAAGCTGAGCCTTTCAACACTCCAATCGAAGATGAAATGCGACCCGGAGAGTTACTTATCGGAACTCGACGACCTCCAGGGACAGTTCAATTCCTCCCTTGAGGTCTTCGAGCAGAAAGCTGCCATGAACTTCGCCTCCATCACCGGCATCGGCAGTGATCCCACCGTCGGCAAATACCTCGGCGATAGGGCAATGCTCCTCGCACACGTCACCCCTCTCTACCCGGAACACCTCGCCAATTTCCCCGCAAAACTCGCCACTTTGATCCGTTGCGCCGCTCGCCATCTCCCGTCGGGTCTCCGTTGCCGCCTCGCCCAAGCTTTAATTCTCCTCGTCAATCGGAAg ATTCTTGATATTGGTGAAACTCTGTCGTTGTTCATGGAGCTTCAAACCTTAGGTGACAGGACGTTGAAGAAGCTGGCATTTGATCACGTCATTCACAGTATTAAACGCATGAACCAGAAGCATAAGAACGAAGCGAAGAACCGTGCTCTGCAAAATGTCTTGTTTTCAATGCTGCAG gaagaggatgaagtgCGGGCTAAGACAGCATTGGTCACACTGTGTGAACTTCACAGAAAAAAATATTGGTTTGACGAGAGAACAGCTAATGCAATTTGCACTGCTTGTTTCCATCCAGCATCGAG gATCATGAGAGCAGCTTTATTGCTTCTACTAGATTATGAGAAGATTGAAAATGATAGCGACAGTGATGAGTCAGATATCGAAGATGAAACCAAGGAATCCCCTCAAGTCATCCTTAGTAAGGAGACAATTTATAAG GCACACCACCAAGGAACAGCagctagcaaaaagaaaaagaaagccaaACTAGAACGTGTCATGCGCAGGATGAAAAGAAAGCAACGCCTGTCGACTGAGAGGAACAATAACAGTTATTATTCACCACTTAACCATCTGAATGATGCACAG GGTTTTGCTGAGAAGCTATTGTCACGTTGTCGCAAATGTAATGAAATATTTAAG GTtaagatgatgatgttgaaattgattgcTCGAACTGTTGGGGTTCACCGGTTAATTTTGTCAGACTTCTATCCATTTCTTCAGAAATATATTCAG CCCCGTCAACTGGACATTACGAATTTGTTTGCTGCAGTGGTCCAGGCTTGCCATGACAAG GTTCCTCCTAATGATGTTCAGCCCTTGTTCAAGCAAATAGTAACTGAGTTTATACATGGTCGCGCTCGTCCTGAG GCTATCACTGTTGGACTAACTGCAGTCAGGGAAATATGCATGTGGATGCCATTG GCAGTTTCAGTAGCAGCTCGATCTCTGATTGGCTTATTCAGGGAG CTTAACCCTTCACTGTTAGTTAAGAAAGATCGAGGCTGGCATATTGAAGTTTCCGAAcaggaagatgatgatgatgtgcaCACTTCTGGTGATGATGAAAGTGTAGGTACGAATAGAAGAAAGAACGACTCAGCAAAGAAAAGAAAGTTTGCTGATTTCCAAGTTCCAAATTCTGATCAACTAAGTTTGAAGCGAGTAGACAGCGCGGTGTTTGAA GTTCATGTAAAGCGAAGGCGGAGCAAGGAAGAAAGGTCTGCATTGGCTAAAGCAGGAAGGGAGGATAGAGGAAAATACCTTCCTAGAAAAGCTGCAAATCAGAAAAAG ACGGGTGGACTCAGCAACCGTCAGAAGGAACGCAAGAAGAAAATGCCAGTGGTtgcaaagaaagaaaagattgcAAAATCTCAcctagagaagaagaaaaagaatcggCGTGCAGGGAAACAGTTCCGAGGAAGGAAAGCGTGA
- the LOC112785597 gene encoding uncharacterized protein isoform X1 — MSSHGHGASSAAPVAEHFLSSGRRSEKLSLSTLQSKMKCDPESYLSELDDLQGQFNSSLEVFEQKAAMNFASITGIGSDPTVGKYLGDRAMLLAHVTPLYPEHLANFPAKLATLIRCAARHLPSGLRCRLAQALILLVNRKILDIGETLSLFMELQTLGDRTLKKLAFDHVIHSIKRMNQKHKNEAKNRALQNVLFSMLQEEDEVRAKTALVTLCELHRKKYWFDERTANAICTACFHPASRIMRAALLLLLDYEKIENDSDSDESDIEDETKESPQVILSKETIYKAHHQGTAASKKKKKAKLERVMRRMKRKQRLSTERNNNSYYSPLNHLNDAQGFAEKLLSRCRKCNEIFKVKMMMLKLIARTVGVHRLILSDFYPFLQKYIQPRQLDITNLFAAVVQACHDKVPPNDVQPLFKQIVTEFIHGRARPEAITVGLTAVREICMWMPLLMNEDLLRDLALYKKYPEKAVSVAARSLIGLFRELNPSLLVKKDRGWHIEVSEQEDDDDVHTSGDDESVGTNRRKNDSAKKRKFADFQVPNSDQLSLKRVDSAVFEVHVKRRRSKEERSALAKAGREDRGKYLPRKAANQKKTGGLSNRQKERKKKMPVVAKKEKIAKSHLEKKKKNRRAGKQFRGRKA; from the exons ATGTCTTCTCACGGCCACGGCGCCTCCTCCGCTGCGCCTGTGGCGGAGCATTTCCTATCGTCTGGTCGGAGATCCGAGAAGCTGAGCCTTTCAACACTCCAATCGAAGATGAAATGCGACCCGGAGAGTTACTTATCGGAACTCGACGACCTCCAGGGACAGTTCAATTCCTCCCTTGAGGTCTTCGAGCAGAAAGCTGCCATGAACTTCGCCTCCATCACCGGCATCGGCAGTGATCCCACCGTCGGCAAATACCTCGGCGATAGGGCAATGCTCCTCGCACACGTCACCCCTCTCTACCCGGAACACCTCGCCAATTTCCCCGCAAAACTCGCCACTTTGATCCGTTGCGCCGCTCGCCATCTCCCGTCGGGTCTCCGTTGCCGCCTCGCCCAAGCTTTAATTCTCCTCGTCAATCGGAAg ATTCTTGATATTGGTGAAACTCTGTCGTTGTTCATGGAGCTTCAAACCTTAGGTGACAGGACGTTGAAGAAGCTGGCATTTGATCACGTCATTCACAGTATTAAACGCATGAACCAGAAGCATAAGAACGAAGCGAAGAACCGTGCTCTGCAAAATGTCTTGTTTTCAATGCTGCAG gaagaggatgaagtgCGGGCTAAGACAGCATTGGTCACACTGTGTGAACTTCACAGAAAAAAATATTGGTTTGACGAGAGAACAGCTAATGCAATTTGCACTGCTTGTTTCCATCCAGCATCGAG gATCATGAGAGCAGCTTTATTGCTTCTACTAGATTATGAGAAGATTGAAAATGATAGCGACAGTGATGAGTCAGATATCGAAGATGAAACCAAGGAATCCCCTCAAGTCATCCTTAGTAAGGAGACAATTTATAAG GCACACCACCAAGGAACAGCagctagcaaaaagaaaaagaaagccaaACTAGAACGTGTCATGCGCAGGATGAAAAGAAAGCAACGCCTGTCGACTGAGAGGAACAATAACAGTTATTATTCACCACTTAACCATCTGAATGATGCACAG GGTTTTGCTGAGAAGCTATTGTCACGTTGTCGCAAATGTAATGAAATATTTAAG GTtaagatgatgatgttgaaattgattgcTCGAACTGTTGGGGTTCACCGGTTAATTTTGTCAGACTTCTATCCATTTCTTCAGAAATATATTCAG CCCCGTCAACTGGACATTACGAATTTGTTTGCTGCAGTGGTCCAGGCTTGCCATGACAAG GTTCCTCCTAATGATGTTCAGCCCTTGTTCAAGCAAATAGTAACTGAGTTTATACATGGTCGCGCTCGTCCTGAG GCTATCACTGTTGGACTAACTGCAGTCAGGGAAATATGCATGTGGATGCCATTG TTAATGAATGAAGACTTACTACGAGACCTTGCTTTGTATAAAAAATATCCTGAGAAGGCAGTTTCAGTAGCAGCTCGATCTCTGATTGGCTTATTCAGGGAG CTTAACCCTTCACTGTTAGTTAAGAAAGATCGAGGCTGGCATATTGAAGTTTCCGAAcaggaagatgatgatgatgtgcaCACTTCTGGTGATGATGAAAGTGTAGGTACGAATAGAAGAAAGAACGACTCAGCAAAGAAAAGAAAGTTTGCTGATTTCCAAGTTCCAAATTCTGATCAACTAAGTTTGAAGCGAGTAGACAGCGCGGTGTTTGAA GTTCATGTAAAGCGAAGGCGGAGCAAGGAAGAAAGGTCTGCATTGGCTAAAGCAGGAAGGGAGGATAGAGGAAAATACCTTCCTAGAAAAGCTGCAAATCAGAAAAAG ACGGGTGGACTCAGCAACCGTCAGAAGGAACGCAAGAAGAAAATGCCAGTGGTtgcaaagaaagaaaagattgcAAAATCTCAcctagagaagaagaaaaagaatcggCGTGCAGGGAAACAGTTCCGAGGAAGGAAAGCGTGA
- the LOC112785597 gene encoding uncharacterized protein isoform X2, protein MSSHGHGASSAAPVAEHFLSSGRRSEKLSLSTLQSKMKCDPESYLSELDDLQGQFNSSLEVFEQKAAMNFASITGIGSDPTVGKYLGDRAMLLAHVTPLYPEHLANFPAKLATLIRCAARHLPSGLRCRLAQALILLVNRKILDIGETLSLFMELQTLGDRTLKKLAFDHVIHSIKRMNQKHKNEAKNRALQNVLFSMLQEEDEVRAKTALVTLCELHRKKYWFDERTANAICTACFHPASRIMRAALLLLLDYEKIENDSDSDESDIEDETKESPQVILSKETIYKAHHQGTAASKKKKKAKLERVMRRMKRKQRLSTERNNNSYYSPLNHLNDAQGFAEKLLSRCRKCNEIFKVKMMMLKLIARTVGVHRLILSDFYPFLQKYIQPRQLDITNLFAAVVQACHDKVPPNDVQPLFKQIVTEFIHGRARPELMNEDLLRDLALYKKYPEKAVSVAARSLIGLFRELNPSLLVKKDRGWHIEVSEQEDDDDVHTSGDDESVGTNRRKNDSAKKRKFADFQVPNSDQLSLKRVDSAVFEVHVKRRRSKEERSALAKAGREDRGKYLPRKAANQKKTGGLSNRQKERKKKMPVVAKKEKIAKSHLEKKKKNRRAGKQFRGRKA, encoded by the exons ATGTCTTCTCACGGCCACGGCGCCTCCTCCGCTGCGCCTGTGGCGGAGCATTTCCTATCGTCTGGTCGGAGATCCGAGAAGCTGAGCCTTTCAACACTCCAATCGAAGATGAAATGCGACCCGGAGAGTTACTTATCGGAACTCGACGACCTCCAGGGACAGTTCAATTCCTCCCTTGAGGTCTTCGAGCAGAAAGCTGCCATGAACTTCGCCTCCATCACCGGCATCGGCAGTGATCCCACCGTCGGCAAATACCTCGGCGATAGGGCAATGCTCCTCGCACACGTCACCCCTCTCTACCCGGAACACCTCGCCAATTTCCCCGCAAAACTCGCCACTTTGATCCGTTGCGCCGCTCGCCATCTCCCGTCGGGTCTCCGTTGCCGCCTCGCCCAAGCTTTAATTCTCCTCGTCAATCGGAAg ATTCTTGATATTGGTGAAACTCTGTCGTTGTTCATGGAGCTTCAAACCTTAGGTGACAGGACGTTGAAGAAGCTGGCATTTGATCACGTCATTCACAGTATTAAACGCATGAACCAGAAGCATAAGAACGAAGCGAAGAACCGTGCTCTGCAAAATGTCTTGTTTTCAATGCTGCAG gaagaggatgaagtgCGGGCTAAGACAGCATTGGTCACACTGTGTGAACTTCACAGAAAAAAATATTGGTTTGACGAGAGAACAGCTAATGCAATTTGCACTGCTTGTTTCCATCCAGCATCGAG gATCATGAGAGCAGCTTTATTGCTTCTACTAGATTATGAGAAGATTGAAAATGATAGCGACAGTGATGAGTCAGATATCGAAGATGAAACCAAGGAATCCCCTCAAGTCATCCTTAGTAAGGAGACAATTTATAAG GCACACCACCAAGGAACAGCagctagcaaaaagaaaaagaaagccaaACTAGAACGTGTCATGCGCAGGATGAAAAGAAAGCAACGCCTGTCGACTGAGAGGAACAATAACAGTTATTATTCACCACTTAACCATCTGAATGATGCACAG GGTTTTGCTGAGAAGCTATTGTCACGTTGTCGCAAATGTAATGAAATATTTAAG GTtaagatgatgatgttgaaattgattgcTCGAACTGTTGGGGTTCACCGGTTAATTTTGTCAGACTTCTATCCATTTCTTCAGAAATATATTCAG CCCCGTCAACTGGACATTACGAATTTGTTTGCTGCAGTGGTCCAGGCTTGCCATGACAAG GTTCCTCCTAATGATGTTCAGCCCTTGTTCAAGCAAATAGTAACTGAGTTTATACATGGTCGCGCTCGTCCTGAG TTAATGAATGAAGACTTACTACGAGACCTTGCTTTGTATAAAAAATATCCTGAGAAGGCAGTTTCAGTAGCAGCTCGATCTCTGATTGGCTTATTCAGGGAG CTTAACCCTTCACTGTTAGTTAAGAAAGATCGAGGCTGGCATATTGAAGTTTCCGAAcaggaagatgatgatgatgtgcaCACTTCTGGTGATGATGAAAGTGTAGGTACGAATAGAAGAAAGAACGACTCAGCAAAGAAAAGAAAGTTTGCTGATTTCCAAGTTCCAAATTCTGATCAACTAAGTTTGAAGCGAGTAGACAGCGCGGTGTTTGAA GTTCATGTAAAGCGAAGGCGGAGCAAGGAAGAAAGGTCTGCATTGGCTAAAGCAGGAAGGGAGGATAGAGGAAAATACCTTCCTAGAAAAGCTGCAAATCAGAAAAAG ACGGGTGGACTCAGCAACCGTCAGAAGGAACGCAAGAAGAAAATGCCAGTGGTtgcaaagaaagaaaagattgcAAAATCTCAcctagagaagaagaaaaagaatcggCGTGCAGGGAAACAGTTCCGAGGAAGGAAAGCGTGA